One window from the genome of Plasmodium reichenowi strain SY57 chromosome 8, whole genome shotgun sequence encodes:
- a CDS encoding RNA-binding protein, putative (part of same gene as PRSY57_0811200B~gap found within coding sequence): MLFTKIYLLFVFVLYLVSAFIKRQWVPNNYIYFKTDTYYKRRKKKMLEFRVKNHKDNDIDPYIPYIYKDIAPVLKEYADDEHSYKQLVNAYFPETIEREKKIKTEGKKYFTNLKKIEEQKKLLEDSKEKSDDTSEKIDGAIKKSDKSINKSDISINKSDKDNKKLNSIEDVEMAMHEKLIKNDVSNFEHISDIKDHKKKNKILDDTYDIIEDSLKDIYMNSNVNKEEDTNNINYIELAKKEKNMLYDKLINNHSIVSDSNTFDLFGVFYDNKNYKDEKKLVAEMDKIINLEPFKSNNDSNLLEIIDTILKKNKIPIHVRNFLIKYRDIAKKISDANEKKNKTQSTSEENDYTDNDINIFNTNDKEKDEKYKEFLKDLNKVIMSIHNNLNNEKLLKREYNFLDELYEDYKHHLKKMHIKRNRLEPQRNNYDFLTFLHEHYEKYYFLKYGQFDYNFNEKINEIKKKIEKDDQKKKQELDVQPITHQDTINENKNDDNDDNNIHNNKIQSDNENNVNNDNINDEVSVHTFEPKMSSAHINNNIKNNKNESVNQIKESKKLKKHILIDMIRNYEKQMYDIYKPDNSITNAYGFNNYIDNEKYDKEINLTLNKFSILNYDSKEEPKVYEKLYVGKLIFGEIFKIENDFAYVDINYSCYAEIHVDQLPYNISNIRDVFKKKDKLIFEIYKMYPGKILLTLKNIQKINDLNKILLYKTQGTPFDVKVIAILKNGITVIYNDITSFIHISALSCKYKIKTEQEELEEKINEDLLLNKKIKVFCTDINKLNFSNLIYEQNEQLKNLNVYDVLEVDIIHISKYGLMVKYLDVVGLIHVSEISKKKVDNLNDYFKINDKLKGVIVNIDYDNKRFSMSTKILERDGKNIIDHASKIYSDIPNIISDIKKRNTNLKMHDTNIKNQLLSLIDIYKSDKEKKKDVPTNEDNKNATVQMDANMKEGLSEIKEYKELTTHGDNKENIKYINSKEDKTSSSTTTTTTNNNNKNDYDEDPEGSSVITKKHIKKDSTTIENNMDLKKIKPNDEYMCNENELDIYEDEDEDEDEEDITDDEENSKLSIDIHNQMIPYLLMKQQQNKKEDQVEEKG, encoded by the exons ATGTTATTTACGAAGATTTATTTGTTGTTTGTATTCGTCCTGTACCTTGTTTCTGCTTTTATAAAACGTCAATGGGTTCCTAATAATTAc ATATACTTTAAGACAgatacatattataaaaggagaaaaaagaagatgCTAGAATTTCGTGTTAAAAACCATAAGGATAATGATATTGATCCTTACATaccatatatttataaggACATAGCACCTGTCCTAAAGGAATATGCCGATGAT gAACATTCATACAAACAACTAGTGAATGCATACTTTCCAGAAACAATAGAACGGGAAAAGAAAATCAAAACTGAAGgcaaaaaatattttacaaatttgaaaaaaatcgaagagcaaaaaaaattattagaggattcaaaagaaaaatcTGATGATACAAGTGAAAAAATAGATGGTGCCATTAAAAAGTCAGATAAATCAATTAACAAATCAGATATATCAATTAACAAATCAGATAAGGACAATAAAAAGTTAAATTCCATTGAAGATGTTGAAATGGCCATGCATGAAAAATTGATAAAAAACGACGTAAGCAATTTTGAGCATATCAGTGATATTAAAGACcataaaaagaaaaacaaaatattagaTGATACATATGACATTATTGAAGATTCGTTAAaagatatttatatgaattcaaatgtaaataaagaagaagatactaataatataaattatatcGAGTTAGCcaaaaaggaaaaaaatatgttatatgacaaattaattaataatcATTCTATAGTAAGTGATAGCAATACATTTGATTTATTTGGAGTATTTTATgacaataaaaattataaagatgaaaaaaaattggtTGCGGAAATggataaaataattaatttagAACCTTTCAAAAGTAATAATGATAGTAATTTATTAGAAATTATTGATActattttaaaaaaaaataagattCCTATACATGTTCGTAATTTTCTGATCAAGTATAGAGATATtgcaaaaaaaatttctgatgcaaatgaaaaaaaaaataaaacacaGTCAACGTCTGAAGAAAATGATTATACAGATAACgatataaacatttttaatacaaacgataaagaaaaagatgaaaaatataaagaatttCTAAAGGATTTAAATAAAGTTATTATGAgtatacataataatttaaataatgagaaattattaaaaagagaatataattttctagATGAATTATATGAAGACTATAAACACCATCTTAAAAAAATGCACATTAAGAGAAATAGATTAGAACCAcaaagaaataattatgatttTTTAACATTCTTACATGAAcattatgaaaaatattattttttaaaatatggacaatttgattataattttaatgaaaaaataaatgaaataaaaaagaaaattgAAAAGGATgaccaaaaaaaaaaacaagaaTTAGATGTACAGCCAATAACACATCAAGACAcaataaatgaaaataaaaatgatgataacgatgataataatattcataataataaaattcaaagtgataatgaaaataatgtaaataacgataatataaatgatgaagTGTCTGTTCATACATTTGAACCCAAAATGAGTTCAGctcatattaataataatataaaaaataataaaaatgagaGTGTCAATCAAATAAAGGAATCTAAGAAATTAAAGAAACATATACTAATAGATATGATACGTAATTATGAAAAACAAATgtatgatatatataaaccTGATAATTCAATAACAAATGCATATggttttaataattatattgataatgaaaaatatgacaaagaaattaatttaactcttaataaatttagtatattaaattatgataGTAAAGAAGAACCAAAGgtatatgaaaaattatatgttggtaaattaatttttggtgaaatttttaaaatagaAAATGATTTTGCATATGTAGATATTAATTATTCTTGTTATGCAGAAATACATGTAGATCAATTACCATATAATATTAGCAACATTAGAgatgtttttaaaaagaaagataaattaattttcgagatatataaaatgtatccaggaaaaatattattaactttaaaaaatatacagAAAATTAATGacttaaataaaatattattatataaaacacAAGGCACACCTTTTGATGTAAAAGTAATCGcaatattaaaaaatggtataactgttatatataatgatattacatcatttatacatatatctGCATTATcatgtaaatataaaataaaaacagAACAAGAAGAattagaagaaaaaattaatgaagatcttttattaaataaaaaaataaaggtTTTCTGTActgatataaataaattaaatttctcgaatttaatatatgaacaaaatgaaCAGCTTAAAAATCTGAATGTATATGATGTACTTGAAGTAgatattatacatatttcaaaatatgGTTTAATGGTAAAATATTTAGATGTTGTAGGTTTAATACATGTATCAGAAAtatctaaaaaaaaagttgataatttaaatgattattttaaaattaatgaCAAATTAAAAGGAGTCATTGTAAATATAgattatgataataagaGATTTTCTATGTCCACCAAAATATTAGAAAGAGATgggaaaaatattatagatCATGCctcaaaaatatatagtgATATTCCGAATATTATAAGTGACATCAAAAAGAGAAACACAAACTTGAAAATGCATgatacaaatattaaaaatcAATTGTTATCTttaatagatatatataaaagtgataaagaaaaaaagaaagatgTGCCAACTAATGAGGATAACAAAAACGCGACTGTACAAATGGATGCAAATATGAAAGAAGGGCTTTCTGAAATTAAGGAATATAAAGAATTGACAACTCATGGTGATAATAAGgagaatataaaatatataaacagTAAGGAAGATAAAACAAGTAGTAgtactactactactactactaataataataataaaaatgattatgATGAAGATCCTGAAGGAAGTAGTGTAATTACTAAGAagcatataaaaaaagacTCAACAACAATAGAGAACAATATggatttaaaaaaaattaaaccaaatgatgaatatatgtgtaatgaaaatgaattaGATATTTATGAAGATGAAGATGAAGACGAAGATGAGGAAGACATTACagatgatgaagaaaattCAAAACTATCCATAGACATTCATAATCAGATGATTCCTTATTTATTAATGAAACAACAACAAAATAAGAAGGAAGATCAAGTAGAAGAAAAAGG
- a CDS encoding hypothetical protein (conserved Plasmodium protein, unknown function): protein LKKDYLKYQYRNIISSSIKKRKHNYKEESLNLYVAFNYNINLCHERFDKNIYLYDVNSTIFKLSKYIHKFKKKYIKNQTTKKKGYEKNDKYNYKIEQLFMCYISLHNNINRDIFLRLTRDVLNFPPLKEKIIYDKKYYEYLLYEIIKCGQGNKVDKIHFYEYVIKIISSFLLNSTLFFNELFERKFFLDFLNLIKKEDINNYINNFTYLLSCISLYKRTLKKNNTFHNNKDIILSSKFLFKNNSNILIEKKKKELLLDSLHIILQIFDKIQNYQYFKQIDICNIFDFLNEFKSFHKIKICILINIHKYLIPSSDMKHLCLLLYLITSNNNNRNICNEYIQQNAYKYIYNIIFLRRNELYDIKNWNLFLLSLIKYKKNEHTNKIMRKGKIKNIKMIKINEKINEKINEKINEKINGHINENINRHTNKISRVLINGETNKTTNISLRSPKKRNYIKYNKKFELCLNVKNSYMNKKKKYKERILYFSIKNYFMQLIEREKKIIINPKYIKTFYEYFSFYHIKKNCIRKKNYISPLVLIQNYESEKEKQKKKKE from the coding sequence TTTAAAAAAggattatttaaaatatcaatatagaaatattatatcatcaagtattaaaaagagaaaacacaattataaagaagaaagtttaaatttatatgtagctttcaattataatataaatttgtGTCATGAACGATTTGAcaagaatatttatttgtatgaTGTGAACTCTACAATTTTTAAACtttcaaaatatatccataaattcaagaagaaatatataaaaaaccAAACAACCAAAAAGAAGGGATATGAAAAGAATGATAAATACaattataaaatagaaCAATTATTTATGTGTTATATTTCACTTCataacaatattaatagagatatatttttaagaTTAACAAGAGATGTTTTAAATTTCCCACctttaaaagaaaaaataatttatgacaaaaaatattatgaatatcttttatatgaaataataaaatgtgGACAAGGAAATAAAGTTGataaaatacatttttatgaatatgtaataaaaatcatTTCAAGTTTCTTATTGAATTCtactttatttttcaatGAACTTTTTGAAAggaaattttttttagatttcttaaatttaattaaaaaagaagatattaataattatatcaATAATTTTACATATCTCCTTTCATgtatttcattatataaaagaacactgaagaaaaataatacttTTCATAACAATAAggatataatattatcatctaagtttttatttaaaaataattcaaatatattgatagaaaaaaagaagaaggAACTATTACTAGATAGcttacatattatattacaaattttcgataaaattcaaaattatcaatattttaaacaaatagatatatgtaatatatttgattttttaaatgaatttaaatcatttcataaaataaaaatatgtattcttataaatattcataaatatttaattccCTCAAGTGACATGAAACACTTGtgtttattattgtatttaataacctcaaataataataatagaaatatatgtaatgaGTATATCCAACAAAACGCCTacaaatacatatataatataatttttctaaGAAGAAATGAACTAtatgatattaaaaattggaacctctttttattaagcttaataaaatataaaaaaaatgaacacACCAATAAAATTATGAGAAAGGGgaaaatcaaaaatataaaaatgataaaaataaatgaaaaaataaatgaaaaaataaatgaaaagataaatgaaaaaataaatggacacataaatgaaaatataaataggcacacaaataaaataagtcGTGTTTTAATTAATGGTGAGACAAATAAAACTAcaaatatatctttaagatcaccaaaaaaaagaaattatataaaatacaataaaaaGTTTGAATTGTGCTTAAATGTTAAAAATAgttatatgaataaaaaaaaaaagtacaAAGAGagaattttatatttttcaatcaagaattattttatgCAATTAATAGAGcgagaaaaaaaaataataataaatcctaaatatataaaaacgttttatgaatatttttctttttatcatataaaaaaaaattgtataagaaaaaaaaattatatatcaCCACTAGTTTTAATTCAAAATTATGAAAgtgaaaaagaaaaacaaaaaaaaaaaaaagaataa